One genomic region from Oncorhynchus clarkii lewisi isolate Uvic-CL-2024 chromosome 21, UVic_Ocla_1.0, whole genome shotgun sequence encodes:
- the LOC139379597 gene encoding nectin-1-like has translation MKNQTYFWVLVDLCLMLTQTGVGIRVISYNGRPTVTQGQHADLTCELMETNEELIQISWQKSTRGYRANHNFFLITPSQGPSHVKGRGDRVGFIGNTTALVGSIRLGDVSLTDEGVYTCIFTVFPSGPYKAEIHLNVQIPPVISVAVETPPVVAEGQESILATCTAANAKPPADVRWSTASASQPLSLTTSTNTTLNPDDTATVRVHLKGEPSRVMHQQEVQCLVNHTTLSQQKVVPYEIDIHYPPNSVKIIIHEKPPQAPAFQCVVDANPPPSEFTWKRLNRSNLSETGGLLELVKVGPDFSGLYSCEVSNPYGAASGFLYVHKGNDVCNLAVLTFNSFI, from the exons ATGAAAAATCAAACATATTTCTGGGTTCTGGTGGACCTCTGTCTCATGCTGACTCAGACTGGAGTTG GTATCAGAGTCATCTCTTACAATGGCCGCCCAACAGTGACTCAGGGACAACACGCAGACTTGACCTGTGAGCTCATGGAGACAAACGAGGAGCTCATCCAGATCTCATGGCAGAAGAGTACCAGGGGTTACCGTGCCAACCACAACTTCTTCCTCATCACCCCTAGCCAGGGTCCATCACATGTCAAGGGGCGGGGAGACAGGGTGGGCTTCATTGGGAACACCACTGCGCTGGTGGGCTCTATCCGACTGGGGGATGTGTCCTTGACTGATGAGGGCGTCTACACTTGCATCTTCACTGTGTTCCCCAGTGGGCCATACAAGGCAGAGATCCACCTCAATGTCCAAA TTCCTCCTGTGATTTCGGTTGCTGTGGAGACTCCACCCGTGGTTGCTGAGGGCCAGGAGAGCATCTTGGCCACATGCACAGCGGCTAACGCCAAGCCCCCTGCAGATGTACGGTGGAGCACGGCCAGTGCAAGCCAACCACTGAGTCTGACAACCTCAACCAACACTACACTGAATCCAGACGACACCGCCACGGTGAGGGTCCACCTGAAGGGAGAGCCCTCCAGAGTCATGCACCAACAGGAGGTTCAGTGCCTGGTGAACCACACCACTTTGAGCCAGCAGAAGGTCGTTCCCTACGAGATAGATATACACT ATCCTCCAAATTCGGTCAAAATCATCATTCATGAGAAGCCACCCCAGGCACCGGCGTTTCAGTGTGTAGTAGATGCCAACCCCCCTCCTTCAGAGTTCACATGGAAGAG ACTGAATAGATCAAACCTCAGTGAGACTGGGGGCTTGTTGGAGTTAGTGAAGGTGGGCCCTGACTTCAGTGGTCTGTACAGCTGTGAGGTGTCCAACCCATACGGAGCAGCATCTGGTTTCCTGTATGTGCATAAAGGTAATGACGTGTGTAACTTAGCCGTCTTGACATTTAATTCATTTATTTGA